In one Brienomyrus brachyistius isolate T26 chromosome 7, BBRACH_0.4, whole genome shotgun sequence genomic region, the following are encoded:
- the tmem120b gene encoding transmembrane protein 120B, which produces MSLQRCQAEWEEIDQEYRQLQETHKVYRHKLDELTNLQSLCSNSVSKQRKSLRELEYNLRRCLKTSDPKESEQIKAIQTQIKEKRHVFFDMEAYLPKKNGLYLNLVLGNVNVTLLSNQAKFAYKDEYEKFKLYMTIILLLGAISSRFILNYRVTDEIFNFLLVWYYCTLTIRESILINNGSRIKGWWVSHHYVSTFLSGVMLTWPDGVVYQMFRNQFLDFSIYQSFVQFLQYYYQSGCLYRLRALGERNQLDLTVEGFQSWMWRGLTFLLPFLFFGHFWQLYNAVSLFELASHKDCKEWQVPMLALTFLVLFLGNFLTTLKVVHQKFQKNKGKLGKNE; this is translated from the exons ATGTCACTGCAGAGGTGCCAAGCTGAATGGGAAGAAATCGACCAAGAGTACCGGCAGTTACAG gaaaCTCACAAAGTTTACAGACACAAACTAGATGAACTCACCAACCTCCAGTCGCTCTGCAGCAACTCTGTTAGCAAGCAGAGGAAAAGTCTGAGGGAGTTGGAGTACAATCTCCGCAG ATGTTTGAAAACGAGTGACCCAAAGGAGTCTGAGCAGATAAAAGCCATACAGACACAAATCAAAGAGAAGCGACATGTCTTCTTTGATATGGAAGCATATTTGCCAAAGAAAAATGG GTTGTACTTAAACTTGGTCCTGGGCAATGTGAATGTAACTTTACTTAGCAACCAAGCAAA ATTTGCCTACAAAGATGAGTATGAGAAGTTCAAGCTCTACATGACCATCATCCTTTTGCTTGGAGCCATATCCTCCAGGTTTATACTCAATTATCG GGTTACTGATGAAATATTCAACTTCCTGCTCGTCTGGTACTATTGCACTCTGACGATCCGGGAGAGTATTTTAATAAACAATGGGTCCAG AATAAAAGGTTGGTGGGTATCCCATCATTACGTTTCGACGTTCCTGTCAGGTGTGATGCTGACCTG GCCGGATGGGGTGGTTTATCAAATGTTCCGGAATCAGTTTCTCGACTTCTCTATCTATCAGA GTTTTGTACAGTTTCTGCAGTATTACTACCAAAGTGGCTGCCTGTATAGACTACGGGCTTTGGGGGAGCGGAACCAGCTGGACCTGACCGTAG AGGGCTTTCAGTCCTGGATGTGGAGGGGACTCACTTTCCTCCTGCCCTTCCTCTTCTTCGGCCAT TTCTGGCAGCTCTACAATGCTGTCTCTCTCTTTGAGCTGGCCAGTCACAAAGACTGCAAGGAGTGGCAG GTACCGATGCTGGCGCTGACTTTTCTCGTCCTTTTCCTCGGGAACTTTCTGACTACGCTGAAAGTCGTCCATCAGAAATTCCAGAAGAATAAAGGGAAACTGGGGAAGAATGAGTGA
- the orai1b gene encoding calcium release-activated calcium channel protein 1: MSLNEHSLQALSWRKLYLSRAKLKASSRTSALLSGFAMVAMVEVQLEPESYPPGLLIAFSVCTTVLVAIHLFALMVSTCILPNIEAVSNVHNLNSVKESPHERMHRHIELAWAFSTVIGTLLFLAEVVLLCWVKFMPVRPHSSADNSTMSEGVVAAITSTSIMVPFALVFIVFAVRFYRSLVSHKTDRQFQELEELSNITRLQNELDHRGEAAVLQPPSSDFP, translated from the exons ATGAGTCTGAACGAGCACTCGCTGCAAGCTCTCTCCTGGAGGAAGCTCTACTTGAGCCGAGCAAAACTAAAAGCGTCCAGCCGAACCTCAGCCCTCCTTTCTGGTTTTGCAATG GTAGCCATGGTGGAGGTTCAGTTGGAACCCGAGAGCTACCCCCCAGGGCTTCTGATCGCCTTCAGCGTCTGCACCACCGTGCTGGTGGCCATCCACCTCTTCGCCTTGATGGTGAGCACCTGCATCCTGCCCAATATCGAGGCCGTCAGCAACGTGCACAACCTGAACTCGGTGAAGGAGTCGCCCCACGAGCGCATGCACCGTCACATCGAGCTGGCCTGGGCCTTCTCCACCGTCATCGGCACGCTGCTCTTCCTGGCCGAGGTGGTGCTGCTCTGCTGGGTCAAATTCATGCCCGTCAGACCTCACTCCAGCGCGGACAACAGCACCATGAGCGAGGGCGTGGTCGCGGCCATCACCTCCACCTCCATCATGGTGCCCTTCGCCCTGGTCTTCATCGTGTTCGCCGTGCGCTTCTACCGCTCCCTCGTCAGCCACAAGACGGACCGGCAGttccaggagctggaggagctgtcCAATATAACCCGACTCCAGAATGAGCTGGACCACAGAGGGGAGGCTGCTGTCTTGCAGCCACCCAGCTCTGATTTCCCATAG